A genome region from Pyramidobacter piscolens W5455 includes the following:
- a CDS encoding GPW/gp25 family protein, with translation MRRIVAASWGAVDFAPATVSEEVVQNVRTILSTAAGTVPLDRDFGVDADALDLPAPSAQAKIAADVVAKIARYEPRARVVRVAWQGDADGRLRPRVEVEIDEQ, from the coding sequence ATGAGGCGGATCGTTGCGGCGTCTTGGGGCGCGGTGGACTTCGCCCCGGCGACGGTGTCGGAGGAGGTCGTGCAGAACGTGCGCACGATCCTGTCCACGGCCGCCGGCACGGTGCCGCTGGATAGGGATTTCGGCGTGGACGCGGACGCGCTCGATCTGCCGGCGCCGTCCGCGCAGGCGAAAATCGCTGCCGACGTGGTGGCCAAGATCGCCAGGTACGAGCCGCGCGCCAGGGTCGTGCGCGTCGCCTGGCAGGGAGACGCCGACGGGCGGCTGAGGCCGCGGGTGGAGGTGGAGATCGATGAGCAGTGA
- a CDS encoding phage tail protein has translation MIGTLGDVVFEASSELVRTFDGFERSGGAQYAEHARIGLKPLLQYVGPQLESVSFRMAFGAELGTRPLDEIERLRAMRDSGEAAVLILDGRPLARFVIESLAETWKRIDNKGGLIAAEVQVSLREYAEGTA, from the coding sequence ATGATCGGCACTTTGGGAGACGTGGTTTTCGAGGCGTCCAGCGAGCTGGTGCGGACGTTCGACGGGTTCGAACGCTCGGGCGGCGCGCAGTACGCCGAGCACGCGCGTATCGGGCTGAAGCCGCTGCTTCAGTACGTGGGGCCGCAGCTGGAATCGGTCAGTTTCAGGATGGCGTTCGGCGCGGAGCTGGGCACGCGGCCGCTGGACGAGATCGAGCGGCTGCGTGCCATGCGCGATTCCGGCGAGGCGGCGGTTCTGATCCTGGACGGCCGGCCGCTGGCGCGTTTCGTGATCGAGTCGCTAGCGGAGACGTGGAAGCGGATCGACAACAAGGGCGGCCTGATCGCGGCGGAGGTGCAGGTCAGTCTGAGAGAGTACGCGGAGGGCACGGCATGA